Part of the Mycolicibacterium mageritense genome is shown below.
AATCGTGGTTGTGCGACCTGCAGCCTGGCCAACGACGTGTTGCCGGACACGGCCGCCGCATCGACCGACATCTCCGGATGGTTCTGGATGAGGTAGAGCAGGATCAGCTCCGCCGACGGGTCGGCCTGCCACCAGGTGCCGTATGCGCCAGGCCAACTGAACGTGCCGAGGCCGCCAGGCCCGAACAGCTGCCGGGACTTGGCCGGGTCGGTGACGACGGACAGGTTGAGGCCGAAGCCGCGTCCCACCCAGAACGGCGCCCCCAGGAACGGGTACTGCTTCTGCTCGGCGGTCAGCCGGTCGGTGCGCATCAGCGTGACCGATTCCTGCGACAACACCCGCACTCCGTCGACGGTCCCGCCCGCCAACAACATGCGGGCGAACGCGAGGTAGTCGTCGGCCGTCGAGAACAACCCGGCCCCGCCGGTGCAGAACGGCGGGTCGACGATCGGCGGCGGACCCATCACGTCGTGGCGCAGCATGTTGTCGGCGTCGAGCTGATACATCGTGGCGGCGCGGCGCCGTCCCGCCGGGGTGACCGAGAAGCCCGTGTCGGACATGCCCAGCGGCGCGAAGATGCGTTCGGTCAGCACCTGCGACAACGGCTTGCCCTCGATCCGGGACAGCGCGATGCCCAGCACGTCGGTGCCATGGCTGTAGGTGAGCCGTGCGCCGGGCTGATGGGCCAGCGGCAGTTCGGCGAGCGCGGCGAGCCAGCGGTCCTGATCCTGACGCATCGGCAACCGGCCGTACTCGCGGCTGAGCGGACCCACGACCGAGAACACGTAGGCCAGCCCGCTGCGGTGCGTCATGAGGTCGTCGAACGTGATGGGCCGTCGCGCCGGCTCTGTGCGGTCGAGCGGTCCGGTGGGCTCGCGCAGCACCCGCATGTCGGCCAGCTCGGGAAGCCATTTCGTCACCGGCTCGTCCAGCGCGAGCTTGCCCTCTTCGCGCAGCGCCATCGCGGCGGCGATCGTCACGGGCTTGGACATGGACGCGATCCGGAAGATCGTGTCGCGCTGCATGGGCAGCTTGGCGTCGACGTCGCGGTGGCCCAGCTCGTTGACCTGCAGGACCTTGCCGGCCTGCCACACCAGCGTGACCGCACCGGCGAGCAACCCGGCGTCGATCGCCTCCCGGATGGAGGCTTGATTCCCGTCGAGGTTCACCCGCGCCAGCGTAGTCAGCGCCGCTGGGCCTGCAGCAGCCAGAAGGTTGCCTGCGACGCGTTGTGGGGAAGTGTGGCGACTTCGGTGGTGAGCGACGTGATGTCCCAACCCGCGTCGTCGAGCGTCGTGCGCAGCGTCTCCTCCGACACCGACGGCGCGGCCCACTCCGGGTCGGCCGCGAGGTTGGCATCGGAGAACGCGCCGAGCAAGAGCGTCGCGCCCGGCCGGGTCGCGCGGTGTACGGCCGCGGCGTAGCTGCGCTTCGCATCGTCGTCCAGGCAGTGATACATGCCGCTGTCGATCACGGTGTCGAACGCCGCGTCGTAGCCGTCGAGCCGCGTGGCGTCGGCGACCGCGAAGCGGATGTTCACGTTCGCGTCGGCCGCGCGGCGCTCGGCGGTGATCAGTGCGGTCGGGGAGATGTCGAGCCCGGTGACGGAGAATCCCTGCTGGGCCAGGTACACGGCGTTGTCGCCGAGCCCGCAGCCGATGTCGAGTACGTCACCGTGTACCAGGCCGGCTTCGGCCCACGCGACGACATTCTCTTTCGGGGCCTTGGTATCCCAGGGCGGGGTGGTGACCGCGGGGACGCCCTCGGCCGGGCTCTCGCCGCGGTACAGCGCGTCGAAGTCGAAGGGTGAATTGCTGGAGCCTGTCATTTTCGCCAGCGTACTTCGGCTCTGTTAAGCTGCCCGGCAGTTCGACGTCCTTTAACGATCCGTCCCGAGAGGCGGAGAAGGAGGTCAGAGTTTAGCGATGAACTCTTCAGGTACCGACCGGGAATTGCTGTCCGCGGCGGACGTCGGCCGCACCATTTCCCGGATCGCGCATCAGATCATCGAGAAGACCGCGCTGGATGATCCGGCCGAGCGGCCCCGCGTCGTCCTCCTCGGCATCCCCACCCGCGGTGTGACGTTGGCCACCAGGTTGGCGGACAAGATCAACGAATTTGCGGGCGTCACCCTTCCGCACGGTGCGTTGGACATCACGCTGTATCGCGACGACCTGAACTTCAAACCGCCGCGACCGTTGGCGGCCACCTCGATTCCCGCGGGCGGCATCGACGACGCGGTCGTCATCCTGGTCGACGACGTGCTCTATTCCGGGCGCTCCGTGCGCTCAGCCCTCGACGCCCTGCGCGACATCGGCAGGCCACGCATCGTGCAGCTCGCGGTCCTGGTCGACCGCGGGCATCGCGAACTGCCGGTACGCGCCGACTACGTGGGCAAGAACGTGCCGACCTCACGCAGCGAAAGCGTGCATGTGCTGTTCACCGAGCATGACGACCGTGACGGGGTGGTGATATCCAAATGACGACTCGCCATCTGCTGACGGCGGCGGACCTCACGCGCGACGAGGCGACCGCGATCCTCGACGACGCGGATCGGTTCCGCGAGGCCCTGCTTGGTCGTGAGGTCAAGAA
Proteins encoded:
- a CDS encoding serine hydrolase domain-containing protein; translated protein: MNLDGNQASIREAIDAGLLAGAVTLVWQAGKVLQVNELGHRDVDAKLPMQRDTIFRIASMSKPVTIAAAMALREEGKLALDEPVTKWLPELADMRVLREPTGPLDRTEPARRPITFDDLMTHRSGLAYVFSVVGPLSREYGRLPMRQDQDRWLAALAELPLAHQPGARLTYSHGTDVLGIALSRIEGKPLSQVLTERIFAPLGMSDTGFSVTPAGRRRAATMYQLDADNMLRHDVMGPPPIVDPPFCTGGAGLFSTADDYLAFARMLLAGGTVDGVRVLSQESVTLMRTDRLTAEQKQYPFLGAPFWVGRGFGLNLSVVTDPAKSRQLFGPGGLGTFSWPGAYGTWWQADPSAELILLYLIQNHPEMSVDAAAVSGNTSLARLQVAQPRFVRRTYQALEI
- a CDS encoding class I SAM-dependent methyltransferase is translated as MTGSSNSPFDFDALYRGESPAEGVPAVTTPPWDTKAPKENVVAWAEAGLVHGDVLDIGCGLGDNAVYLAQQGFSVTGLDISPTALITAERRAADANVNIRFAVADATRLDGYDAAFDTVIDSGMYHCLDDDAKRSYAAAVHRATRPGATLLLGAFSDANLAADPEWAAPSVSEETLRTTLDDAGWDITSLTTEVATLPHNASQATFWLLQAQRR
- the pyrR gene encoding bifunctional pyr operon transcriptional regulator/uracil phosphoribosyltransferase PyrR, producing the protein MNSSGTDRELLSAADVGRTISRIAHQIIEKTALDDPAERPRVVLLGIPTRGVTLATRLADKINEFAGVTLPHGALDITLYRDDLNFKPPRPLAATSIPAGGIDDAVVILVDDVLYSGRSVRSALDALRDIGRPRIVQLAVLVDRGHRELPVRADYVGKNVPTSRSESVHVLFTEHDDRDGVVISK